The Acidimicrobiales bacterium nucleotide sequence GGGCACGTTCAGCCACTTGTGGCCGTCGCAGGCCCACGAGTCGGCCAGCTCCACGCCGTCGACGAGGTGGCGGGTGGGCGGGTTGGCGGCGGCCCACAGCCCGAAGGCGCCGTCCACGTGGACCCAGGCCCCGGCCTCCCTGGCCGCCTCGCACCCGGCCCGCAGGTCGTCGCAGGCGCCGGTGTTCACGTTGCCGGCCTGGAGGCAGACGATGGTCGGGCCGGGCGGGCCGGCGGCCAGCACGTCCCGGAGGCGGGCGCTATCGACGGCGCCGTCGGGCCGGGCCGGCACCGCCTCCGCGACGCGGGTGCCGAGGCCGAGGAGGCGCAGCGAGCGGTCGATCGTGGCGTGGCGCTCCTCGCCGGCCACCACCCGCACGCGGGGCGCGCCGGCGAGGCCGTCGGCCTCCACGTCCCACCCGGCGGCGGCGAGCACGCCGTGGCGGGCGGCCGCCAGCCCGGCCGTGTTGGCCGCCTGGCCGCCGGTCACGAACCCGACCGACGCGCCGGCCGGCAGGCCGAGCAGGTCCTTCAGCCACCCGCCGGCGACCTCCTCGGCGATCGCCGCGGCGGGCGAGGTCGACGGGTTGAACGCCACCTGGTCCCAGCCGGTGGCGAGCACGTCGGCCGCGGTCGCGGCGTCGAGCGCCCCGCCGACCACGAACCCGAAGTAGCGGGGGCCGACCGAGCCCGTCAGCCCGGGCGTGGCCCCGCGGACGAGGTGCTCGACCACGTCGGCGGCCGGCGTGGGCCCGTCGGGGAGGTCGCCGCCGAGGGCGGCGCGCAGGTCGTCGAGCGACGCCGGCGCGGCGACGGGCCGGTCGCCGACCGTCGCCCGGTGGTCGGCGGCGAGGGAGGCGGCGTGCGCCAGCAGGGCCCGGAGGTCGCTCACGGGCGAGAGGCTCGCGCGTCAGGCGCGGTTGACGACGAGCGCGTGCCGGGTCGTCCCGGCCCGCGTCCGCGTCGGCACGACGAGCGCGTCGAAGGCGCCGGCGCGGCCGGCGTGGACGCGGTAGACGCCGCCGGCGAGGTCGGCGTCGGCGTCGCCGTCGAACACGAGCACGAAGGCGTCGTCCCTCGCGGCGAGCGGGGCGGCGGTCGACGAGCGGCCCCGCAGGTCCCGCACGGCGGCCAGGCGCAGGCGCACCGCCCGGCCCTCCGTCCACACCGTCACCGGGGTGCCGACGAGCGGCTCCCACGTCGCCCGGCTCGTCCACCGGGCCCCCGTCGCGGCGCCGGCCACGGCCGGGAGGCCGGCGGCCACCCCCGCGAGCGCGGCCGCGCCGGTCGTCATCAGGCGCCGGCGCGACAGGCGCGGCCGGTCGGCATCGTGTGCGTGGCTCATCGTCCCTCCCCACGGCGTCGCCGCGCCCTCGCTGAGCGACGCTTCCGTACCGGCTACGTGTCGGCGCCGCCACGCACCGCGTGAGTGACTACCCCCGCTCGCCGGGGGTAGCAGGTGGCGGATGCTGGGAGCACCGCCTGCGAGGATCGTCGTCATCGGTGCCGGCCCGACCGGGCTCGGCGCCGCGCACCGCCTCAGGGAGCTCGGCTTCGAGGACGTGGTGGTGCTGGAGGCCAACGACTACGTCGGCGGCCTGGCGACGTCGTTCACCGACGACGCCGGGTTCACCTACGACATCGGCGGCCACGTGATGTTCAGCCACTACGACTACTACGACCGGCTGGTCGACGGCCTCATGGGCGAGGACTACACGGTCCTGCGCCGCGAGGCGTGGGTGTGGATGGAGCAGCGGTACATCCCGTACCCGTTCCAGAACAACGTGAAGGACCTCGAGCCGGCCACCGTGCTCGAGTGCGTGATGGGCCTGATCGAGGCGCAGCGCACGCCGGCGCCGCCGCCCACGAACTTCGCCGAGTGGATGGAGCAGGTCTTCGGGGCGGGCATGACCAAGCACTTCATGCGGCCCTACAACTTCAAGGTCTGGGCCACGCCGGCGGAGCTGATGTCGTTCAACTGGATCGGCGAGCGGGTGTCGGTGGTCGACGTCGAGGCCGTCCTGCGCAACATCCTGTTCGACCAGCCCGAGGTGTCCTGGGGGCCGAACAACAGCTTCCGCTACCCGCTGCGGGGCGGCACGGGGTTCCTGTACCGGAAGATGGCCGAGCCCCTCGCCGACCTCATCGAGCTGGAGTGCCCGGTCGTGGCGGTGGACCCGGCGGCCAGGGAGGTCCGCACCGCCGACGGCCGGCGCTGGCCCTACGACGTGCTGCTCAACACGATGCCGCTGAACCGGCTGGTCGAGCGGACCGAGGGCGTGCCCGACGCCGTCCGCCGGGCCGTCGGCGGGCTCCAGTGGTCGGGCAGCCACATCGTCGGCGTCGGCGTGGACCGCCCGGCCGGGACGAGCAAGAACTGGATCTACTTCCCCGAGCCCGACGTGCCGTTCTACCGGGTCACCTACCTGTCGAACTACTCGCCGCACCTCACGCCCGAGCCCGACCAGACCCTGTTCCTCACCGAGACGTCGCGGTCGCCGCACAAGCCGGCCGACGAGGCGACGATCGTGCACGACGTGGTCGACGGCCTCGTCCGCACCGGCCTCATGACCGAGGAGGACCGGGGCCGGGTCGTCACGACGTGGCGGTGCTCGCCGGACATGACCTACCCGGTGCCGACGACCACGAGGGACGCCGCCCTCGGGGCGATCCAGCCGTGGCTGCGGTCCCAGGGCATCTGGTCGCGCGGCCGGTTCGGGGCCTGGCTCTACGAGATCGGGAACATGGACCACTCCTGCATGCAGGGGGTCGAGTGGGTCGACCACGTGCTGTCGGGCGAGCCGGAGACGACGTGGATCCCGCGCGGCGAGGGCGCCGCCGGCGACGGGATCAGGTAGGTCGCCGTGCCCGCCTACGACGAGCTGGTCGTCCTGTCCCACCTGCGCTGGACGTGGGTGTGGCAGCGCCCCCAGCACCTCGTCTCCCGCCTCGGCCGCGACGTGCCCACGTGGTTCGTCGAGGAGCCGATGCCGACCGACGGCGTCGACGCCCCCCGCCTGACGACGGCGCCCGACGGGGCCGTCACCCGCGTGTGGTGGCAGGTCCCCGGCCCGGCCCGGTGGGCCGGCTTCAACGATCCGGGCGCGGCGGGCTACGCCGACGCCGTGGCCGACCTGTTCCCGCCCCGCCCCGGCCGGGTGGTGTGGCTGTACACGGCGATGGCCCTGCCGCTCGCCCAGCGGATCGAGCACGACGTGCTCGTGTACGACGTGATGGACGACCTGGCCTCGTTCAAGGGCGCCGCCCCCGAGCTGCGGCTGCGGCACCGGGCCGCGCTGCGGGCCGCCGACGTCGTGTTCACCGGCGGGCGGTCGCTGCACGCCGGCGTCGCCGCCGTGCGCAGGACCGGGGTCCACTGCTTCCCGAGCGGGGTGGAGCCGGAGCACTACGCGTCCGCCGTCGGGCTGCGCCCGGCCCGCCGCGAGCGGCCGGTCGCCGGCTACGTCGGCGTCGTGGACGAGCGGCTCGACCTCGGGCTCGTCGCCGACCTGGCCGCCGCCCTGCCCGACTGGGACGTGGAGATCGTCGGCCCGGTGTGCAAGATCGACGAGGCCGACCTGCCGCAGGCGTCCAACCTCCGCTGGGCCGGGCCCCGCCGCTACGACGAGCTGCCCGGCGTGATGGCCGGGTTCGACGTGGCCCTCATGCCATTCGCGCTGAACGAGGCGACGCGGTCGATCAGCCCGACGAAGACGCTCGAGTACCTGGCCGCCGGGCTGCCGGTGGTCTCCACGCGCGTCCCCGACGTGGTCGCCGACCACGCCGCCTGGGTGGACCTGGCCGACGACGGCCCGTCGTTCGCGGCGGCCTGCCGCCGGGCGCTCGACGTCGACCCCGCGGCCCGCCGGGCGGCCACCGCCGAGGTCCTGCGCCACGACCACTGGGACGCCATCGCCGCCCGCATGGGCGCGGCCATCGCGGCCGCCATGACCGACGGCGAGGGCCCTGAGGCGGTGGAGGCCGCGGGCAGCTAGCGCCGGCCGGCAGCGGCCGGCACGGCGGCGGCCACGTCGGCCATGGCGTCGCCGGCCCGCTCGACGATCTCGTCGACGGCGGCCTCGTCCATCACCGTCGACAGCGCGAGCATGCCGCGCGACGCGAAGTACAGGCCGTGGTTCATGCCGGCGAGGTGGAAGGCGGTCATCGCCGCGTCGTCGTCGCGCCGGGCCGACGGCGGCGGCGGCTCGGGCAGGAACCACACGTTCAGGAGCGACCCGCAGCGGCGGTCCGAGAACGGCAGGCCGGCCGCGGCCGCGCCGGCGGCGAGGCCCCGCTCCAGCCGCTCGGCCAGCGCGGCCATGGCGTCGATGCGGTCGGGGGTGAGGTGGTCGACCGAGACGAGGCCGGCCGCGCACGTCACCGGGTTGCCGTTGAACGTGCCCGAGTGGAACAGGCGGCCGGTGCTCGGGTCGAGCAGCGCCATCACGTCGGCCCGGCCGCCGACGGCGCCGACCGGGAACCCGCCGCCGACGACCTTGCCGAACAGGGTGAGGTCGGGGCTCGCCCCGAAGATCGACTGCGCCCCGCCGGTGGCCAGCCGGAAGGCGATCACCTCGTCCAGCACGAGGAGGGCGCCGGCCCGGCGGGCGGCGGCCGCCACCCGGTCGAGGAAGCCCGGCGGCGGGGCCACGATCCCGGCGACGCCCATCACCGTCTCGAGGAACACGGCCGCCACCTCGTCGCCGTGGTCGGCCAGGGCCCGCTCGAAGGAGCCGGCGTCGCCGTGGTCGGCGAGGAGCGTGTGGTCGGCGCCGGGCACGTGGGGCCGCTCGGGGAAGGTGCCGGCCTCGAACGCCTCGTGGGAGCCGTGGTAGCCGAACCGGGCCATCAGCACGCCGGGCCGGCCGGTGGCCAGCCGGGCGACGTTCAGGGCGAGCATGGCGGCCTCGGACCCGGAGTTGCAGAACCGCACCCGCTCGACCGACGCCACCCGCTCGACCAGCCGCTCGGCCAGGGCCACCTGGTGGGCGTTGCGGGCCGGCCAGGCCGTGCCGTCCGCCATGGCCCGCCCGGCGGCCTCGACGATCGGCGGGTAGGCGTGCCCGTGGGCCAGGCTGGTGAAGTTGCCGGAGAGGTCCCAGTGGTCGTTGCCGTCGGCGTCGGTGAGGATCGGCCCGGCGCCCCGCACGACCATCAGCGGGTAGGGCGGGTGCCAGCCGGCGGCCCTGGTGTCGCCGCCGGGCATCACCCGCTCGGCCCGGGCGGCGGCCGCCGCCGACGCCGGCGTGCGGCGGAGGTACTCGTCGAGGATGCGATCGCCCACCGCCGCACCGTACGCCGGCCCGCCGCCCGGGTCACCGGCGGACGGCGTCCGACGGCCGCTCGCCTCGGCCGGCCGCCGCCGGGTCGGCGACGGGCAGCCCCGCGGACGGCCTTGCACCGCGCGGCCGGCGGCGATCACTCGACGCGTCGGAGCTCGGTCAGCGCCCGGGCGGCCCCCCGCCCGGCGAGCCGGCATGGCCCGGCGGGTCGGAGCGCCGGGTCAGCAGCGGGGCGGCACCCCCGCCCGGCGTGGCCGCCATCGCCCGGCCGCGCCCGCGTCAGCGGCGGGCGGCCCGGCGGACGGCTTCGCACAGCTCGTCGTGGGCGGCCAGCTCGGCCCGGACGGGGTCGAGCACGTGGCGC carries:
- a CDS encoding pyridoxal-dependent decarboxylase, translating into MSDLRALLAHAASLAADHRATVGDRPVAAPASLDDLRAALGGDLPDGPTPAADVVEHLVRGATPGLTGSVGPRYFGFVVGGALDAATAADVLATGWDQVAFNPSTSPAAAIAEEVAGGWLKDLLGLPAGASVGFVTGGQAANTAGLAAARHGVLAAAGWDVEADGLAGAPRVRVVAGEERHATIDRSLRLLGLGTRVAEAVPARPDGAVDSARLRDVLAAGPPGPTIVCLQAGNVNTGACDDLRAGCEAAREAGAWVHVDGAFGLWAAANPPTRHLVDGVELADSWACDGHKWLNVPYDSGYSFCAHPDVHAAAMTYTAAYLVGQGDRAGHNPSDYVPESSRRARGFPTWAALRELGRDGVADLVERCCRLARRFAAGLDAADGVEVVNDVVLNQVLVGFGDDDRADRVVAAVQRDGTCWLGGTTWRGRRLVRIAVSNWSTTEDDVDRSVDAILRAAATA
- a CDS encoding FAD-dependent oxidoreductase encodes the protein MLGAPPARIVVIGAGPTGLGAAHRLRELGFEDVVVLEANDYVGGLATSFTDDAGFTYDIGGHVMFSHYDYYDRLVDGLMGEDYTVLRREAWVWMEQRYIPYPFQNNVKDLEPATVLECVMGLIEAQRTPAPPPTNFAEWMEQVFGAGMTKHFMRPYNFKVWATPAELMSFNWIGERVSVVDVEAVLRNILFDQPEVSWGPNNSFRYPLRGGTGFLYRKMAEPLADLIELECPVVAVDPAAREVRTADGRRWPYDVLLNTMPLNRLVERTEGVPDAVRRAVGGLQWSGSHIVGVGVDRPAGTSKNWIYFPEPDVPFYRVTYLSNYSPHLTPEPDQTLFLTETSRSPHKPADEATIVHDVVDGLVRTGLMTEEDRGRVVTTWRCSPDMTYPVPTTTRDAALGAIQPWLRSQGIWSRGRFGAWLYEIGNMDHSCMQGVEWVDHVLSGEPETTWIPRGEGAAGDGIR
- a CDS encoding glycosyltransferase translates to MPAYDELVVLSHLRWTWVWQRPQHLVSRLGRDVPTWFVEEPMPTDGVDAPRLTTAPDGAVTRVWWQVPGPARWAGFNDPGAAGYADAVADLFPPRPGRVVWLYTAMALPLAQRIEHDVLVYDVMDDLASFKGAAPELRLRHRAALRAADVVFTGGRSLHAGVAAVRRTGVHCFPSGVEPEHYASAVGLRPARRERPVAGYVGVVDERLDLGLVADLAAALPDWDVEIVGPVCKIDEADLPQASNLRWAGPRRYDELPGVMAGFDVALMPFALNEATRSISPTKTLEYLAAGLPVVSTRVPDVVADHAAWVDLADDGPSFAAACRRALDVDPAARRAATAEVLRHDHWDAIAARMGAAIAAAMTDGEGPEAVEAAGS
- a CDS encoding aminotransferase class III-fold pyridoxal phosphate-dependent enzyme; this encodes MGDRILDEYLRRTPASAAAAARAERVMPGGDTRAAGWHPPYPLMVVRGAGPILTDADGNDHWDLSGNFTSLAHGHAYPPIVEAAGRAMADGTAWPARNAHQVALAERLVERVASVERVRFCNSGSEAAMLALNVARLATGRPGVLMARFGYHGSHEAFEAGTFPERPHVPGADHTLLADHGDAGSFERALADHGDEVAAVFLETVMGVAGIVAPPPGFLDRVAAAARRAGALLVLDEVIAFRLATGGAQSIFGASPDLTLFGKVVGGGFPVGAVGGRADVMALLDPSTGRLFHSGTFNGNPVTCAAGLVSVDHLTPDRIDAMAALAERLERGLAAGAAAAGLPFSDRRCGSLLNVWFLPEPPPPSARRDDDAAMTAFHLAGMNHGLYFASRGMLALSTVMDEAAVDEIVERAGDAMADVAAAVPAAAGRR